One genomic window of Brevundimonas vesicularis includes the following:
- a CDS encoding YeiH family protein, which yields MMKSAALPAPLHAPTLASMTAFGRTIRPGVMLCLLVTLAAVGLTSIERDVIGHVWLEPLVLAILLGAAVRTAWTPDARFKAGIDFSAKSLLEVAVVLLGASVSAATLSSLGVGFVLGIFALVALAIVVGFGVGRALGLNPRMALLVACGNAICGNSAIAAVAPVIDADGKEVAASIAFTAVLGVIVVLALPLLGGLIHLNGLQYGALAGLTVYAVPQVLAAAAPLGAVATQTGTVVKLVRVLMLGPVILALSLIFRDHAPGAAKPGLSRLLPWFIIGFLVMIGLRSFDLIPQAALAAMAATSSLLTVVAMAALGLQTDIRAVARAGGRVVAAVILSLGALAVLALALIRLLGL from the coding sequence ATGATGAAGTCCGCCGCCCTGCCCGCCCCGCTTCACGCGCCCACTTTGGCGTCGATGACGGCGTTCGGGCGCACGATCCGGCCGGGCGTCATGCTGTGCCTGCTGGTCACCCTTGCGGCCGTCGGCCTGACCAGCATCGAGCGCGACGTGATCGGCCATGTCTGGCTGGAGCCGCTGGTGCTGGCCATCCTGCTGGGCGCCGCCGTCCGCACCGCCTGGACGCCCGATGCACGGTTCAAGGCCGGGATCGACTTCTCAGCCAAGAGCCTGCTGGAGGTGGCGGTGGTCCTGCTCGGCGCCTCGGTCAGCGCCGCCACCCTGTCGTCGCTCGGCGTAGGCTTCGTCCTGGGCATCTTCGCCCTGGTCGCGCTCGCCATCGTCGTCGGTTTCGGCGTCGGTCGCGCCCTGGGCCTGAACCCCCGTATGGCCCTGCTGGTCGCCTGCGGCAACGCCATCTGCGGCAACTCCGCCATCGCCGCCGTCGCCCCCGTCATCGACGCCGACGGGAAAGAGGTCGCAGCCTCCATCGCCTTCACCGCAGTGCTGGGCGTGATCGTTGTCCTTGCCCTGCCCCTGCTGGGCGGCCTGATCCACCTGAACGGCCTGCAATACGGCGCCCTGGCCGGTCTGACCGTCTATGCGGTGCCGCAGGTTCTGGCCGCCGCCGCGCCCCTCGGCGCCGTCGCCACGCAAACTGGCACGGTGGTCAAGCTGGTGCGGGTGCTGATGCTCGGTCCTGTCATCCTCGCCCTGTCGCTGATCTTTCGAGACCACGCGCCTGGCGCCGCAAAGCCCGGCCTGTCGCGCCTGCTGCCTTGGTTCATCATCGGCTTCCTTGTCATGATCGGCCTGCGCTCGTTTGACCTGATCCCGCAGGCCGCGCTGGCGGCCATGGCCGCCACCTCGAGCCTGCTGACCGTCGTCGCCATGGCCGCCCTGGGTCTCCAGACCGACATCCGCGCCGTCGCCCGCGCCGGCGGCCGCGTCGTCGCCGCCGTCATCCTGTCGCTGGGCGCCCTGGCGGTGCTGGCGCTGGCGCTGATCCGGCTGCTGGGGCTCTAG
- a CDS encoding DUF2726 domain-containing protein, translating to MAIIVFLVIVGAWELSRKRPKRRHTHRSNLGSFRPGAKIAARPKVATAQLDTVMRAAFQARPLMSRAEASVFYTAERAIKRLDIKGRVMAQVSLGEILRSPDDEAFRAINSKRVDILVISQTGWPLAAVEYQGEAHYQGTAYARDAVKKAALQRAGIAYLEVTPQHSAEDIERDLARVLQANMAPA from the coding sequence GTGGCGATCATCGTCTTCCTGGTGATCGTCGGGGCCTGGGAACTCAGCCGCAAGCGTCCCAAGCGCCGCCACACACATCGTTCCAATCTCGGCAGCTTCAGGCCCGGCGCCAAGATCGCGGCTCGACCGAAAGTCGCGACGGCCCAACTTGACACGGTGATGCGCGCCGCCTTTCAGGCTAGGCCTCTGATGTCCCGCGCCGAAGCCTCGGTGTTCTATACTGCCGAACGCGCGATAAAGCGCCTCGACATCAAGGGGCGAGTGATGGCGCAGGTTTCGCTCGGCGAGATTCTGCGGTCACCAGACGACGAGGCCTTTCGCGCCATTAACAGCAAACGCGTCGATATTCTGGTCATCTCCCAAACCGGATGGCCCCTCGCCGCGGTCGAATACCAGGGCGAAGCCCACTACCAGGGCACGGCCTACGCGCGTGACGCCGTCAAGAAAGCTGCGCTCCAACGCGCTGGGATCGCCTATCTTGAAGTGACCCCCCAACACAGCGCCGAAGATATTGAGCGCGATCTCGCCCGCGTCCTGCAGGCGAATATGGCGCCCGCTTAA
- a CDS encoding dipeptidase: protein MIRRLVSVAVASLALGGAVQAQDADEARVMEILKTTLLIDGHNDLPWALRQQYGNDVYAVDLTKNLAVSTKLHTDIARLRAGGVGGQFWSVYVPASLTPLEAVEETFEQMDTAKRIIAAHPDTFGLATTADEVDAVFKSGRIASLIGMEGGYSIDDSLALLREFYRAGARYMTLTHSKTTTWADSATDAPKWGGLSPFGEAVVKEMNRLGMMVDLSHVSEETMLDAMRVSDAPVIFSHSSARAVTDHPRNVPDRVLRMMPQDGGVVMINLAPGFVSEAVRAWNGAKAGEEARLKTLNPGDPGAVEAGLTAWTAANPTPQATLADVVAHIQHVRAVAGIDHVGLGADFDGIGSLPEGMGGVDAYPRILAALMAAGWTEADIRKIAGENLLRVIRAVETVAASKAGERPSMARQES from the coding sequence ATGATCCGTCGGCTCGTCTCCGTCGCCGTCGCCTCGCTCGCGCTGGGAGGAGCGGTTCAGGCCCAGGACGCCGATGAGGCGCGGGTGATGGAGATTCTGAAGACCACGCTGCTGATCGACGGGCACAATGACCTGCCGTGGGCGCTGCGACAGCAGTATGGGAATGACGTTTACGCCGTTGATCTGACGAAGAACCTGGCGGTGTCGACCAAACTGCATACCGATATCGCGCGCCTGCGGGCAGGAGGCGTCGGGGGGCAGTTCTGGTCCGTCTATGTGCCCGCCAGCCTGACGCCGCTGGAGGCCGTTGAGGAAACCTTCGAGCAGATGGATACGGCCAAACGCATCATCGCCGCCCATCCCGACACCTTCGGCCTGGCGACCACGGCGGACGAGGTGGACGCGGTGTTCAAATCGGGCCGGATCGCCAGCCTGATCGGTATGGAGGGCGGCTATTCGATCGACGATTCCCTGGCGCTGCTGCGGGAGTTCTACCGGGCCGGCGCGCGCTACATGACCCTGACCCACTCCAAGACCACGACCTGGGCCGACAGCGCGACGGACGCGCCCAAATGGGGAGGCCTCAGCCCGTTTGGCGAGGCGGTGGTCAAGGAGATGAACCGGCTGGGCATGATGGTCGACCTCAGCCACGTCTCCGAAGAGACGATGCTGGACGCCATGCGCGTGTCCGATGCGCCGGTGATCTTCTCCCATTCGTCGGCGCGGGCGGTCACGGATCATCCGCGCAACGTGCCGGATCGGGTGCTGCGAATGATGCCGCAGGACGGCGGCGTCGTGATGATCAACCTGGCTCCCGGTTTCGTGTCCGAGGCGGTGCGGGCCTGGAACGGGGCCAAGGCGGGCGAGGAGGCGCGGCTGAAGACCCTGAACCCCGGCGATCCCGGCGCGGTCGAGGCCGGGCTGACGGCCTGGACCGCCGCCAATCCGACGCCTCAGGCGACCCTGGCCGACGTGGTGGCGCATATTCAGCACGTGCGCGCAGTGGCCGGCATCGACCATGTCGGCCTGGGCGCCGACTTCGACGGCATCGGCAGCCTGCCGGAAGGCATGGGCGGGGTGGATGCCTATCCGCGAATCCTGGCGGCCCTGATGGCGGCGGGCTGGACCGAGGCCGACATCCGCAAGATCGCCGGCGAGAACCTGCTGCGGGTCATTCGGGCGGTCGAGACCGTCGCGGCGTCAAAGGCCGGCGAACGCCCGTCGATGGCGCGGCAGGAGTCTTAA
- a CDS encoding M28 family peptidase — translation MRLVSSFAAVLLASVALSACATAPNPGAVHTAPTFDAARISQDIKTLSDDSFEGRGIATPAEDKVIRYLSEGYAAAGFEPGGPNGQWTQDVILNRFTQSNVRASLKLGDWTLPMTQGREVAISTRRPAEHVSLKDAPLVFVGYGINAPERQWNDFKGQDLRGKILVVLVNDADFEEPALNTFGGKAMTYYGRWTYKYEEAAKQGAAGVLIVHETAPASYGWQTVANSWGVSQFDILRQNAAAERVPMEGWIQRDVAVDLFRRAGLDFDALKVQARSRDFQPVALTGASFSTEFDVATNQVTSHNVIARLPGATHPDETILYTAHWDHIGMGEPDATGDRIFNGAVDNASGTAGLLELARMFGRAPRTERSIVMISFTGEESGLLGSEYYAVNPVYPLAKTVGGFNMDSMNVYGRVTGLGVTGYGQSDFDERLAAAVQPQGRSLVPDYENAAGTYYRSDHFPLAKRGVPMAYAGSRGEFRDEPIAAREAARSEYGAKRYHQAADEWSPDWDYSGMIEDLTVFYDVGRVLADGRDWPQWKSGSEFAPVRATTASERR, via the coding sequence ATGCGTCTTGTCTCTTCTTTCGCCGCCGTTCTTTTGGCGAGCGTCGCCTTGTCCGCCTGCGCTACGGCGCCCAATCCCGGAGCGGTTCACACCGCCCCGACTTTCGATGCGGCGCGCATCTCGCAGGACATCAAGACGCTGTCGGATGACAGCTTCGAGGGGAGGGGCATCGCCACACCGGCTGAGGACAAGGTCATCCGCTATCTGAGCGAAGGCTACGCCGCCGCCGGGTTCGAGCCGGGCGGGCCGAACGGCCAGTGGACGCAGGACGTGATCCTGAACCGCTTCACCCAGTCCAATGTGCGGGCCTCGCTGAAGCTGGGCGACTGGACCCTGCCGATGACGCAAGGGCGCGAGGTCGCCATCTCGACCCGCCGCCCGGCCGAACACGTCAGCCTGAAGGACGCGCCGCTGGTCTTCGTCGGCTACGGCATCAATGCCCCCGAGCGGCAGTGGAACGACTTCAAGGGTCAGGACCTGCGCGGCAAGATCCTGGTCGTGCTGGTCAATGACGCCGACTTCGAGGAGCCAGCGCTGAACACCTTCGGCGGCAAGGCCATGACCTATTACGGCCGCTGGACCTACAAATACGAAGAGGCGGCCAAACAGGGCGCAGCGGGCGTGCTGATCGTTCACGAGACGGCGCCGGCGTCTTACGGCTGGCAGACGGTCGCCAACTCCTGGGGCGTGTCGCAGTTCGACATCCTGCGCCAGAATGCGGCGGCCGAACGTGTGCCTATGGAGGGCTGGATCCAGCGTGACGTGGCGGTCGACCTGTTCCGTCGCGCGGGTCTGGATTTCGACGCGCTGAAGGTCCAGGCGCGCAGCCGCGACTTCCAGCCGGTCGCCCTGACCGGCGCATCCTTCTCGACCGAATTCGACGTGGCCACCAATCAGGTCACCAGCCACAACGTCATCGCCCGTCTGCCGGGCGCCACCCATCCGGACGAGACGATCCTTTATACCGCCCACTGGGATCACATTGGCATGGGCGAGCCGGATGCGACCGGCGACCGCATCTTCAACGGGGCGGTGGACAACGCGTCGGGCACGGCGGGTCTGCTGGAGCTGGCGCGCATGTTCGGTCGCGCGCCGCGCACCGAACGCTCGATCGTGATGATCAGCTTCACCGGCGAGGAAAGCGGCCTGCTGGGCTCGGAATACTATGCGGTGAACCCGGTCTATCCGCTGGCCAAGACGGTGGGCGGGTTCAACATGGACTCCATGAACGTCTATGGCCGCGTCACCGGTCTGGGCGTCACCGGATATGGCCAGTCGGACTTCGACGAACGTCTGGCGGCGGCGGTTCAGCCGCAAGGGCGGTCGCTGGTGCCGGACTACGAGAATGCGGCCGGCACCTATTATCGTTCGGACCACTTCCCGCTGGCCAAGCGTGGCGTGCCGATGGCCTATGCCGGCAGCCGCGGCGAGTTCCGCGACGAACCGATCGCCGCGCGCGAGGCGGCGCGGTCGGAATACGGCGCCAAACGCTATCACCAGGCGGCGGATGAGTGGTCGCCCGACTGGGACTACAGCGGCATGATCGAGGACCTGACGGTCTTCTACGATGTCGGTCGCGTCCTGGCGGACGGTCGCGACTGGCCGCAGTGGAAGTCGGGTTCGGAATTCGCGCCGGTGCGCGCGACGACAGCGTCCGAACGCCGCTAG
- the petA gene encoding ubiquinol-cytochrome c reductase iron-sulfur subunit codes for MAESVVHTEDGHSPEGGDPNRRDFIYIAAGAAAVGAGAMIAWPLINQMNPAADTLALASIEFDLTKVQEGQQVVIKWQGKPVFVRYRTPAELQKVIADDHAPDLKQPQTDAERTKPGHEKYLVVIGSCTHLGCVPTFGAGDYGGWFCPCHGSHYDASGRIRKGPAPLNLVVPEYDYLSDTRVKIG; via the coding sequence GTGGCCGAATCGGTCGTGCATACGGAAGACGGTCACAGCCCTGAGGGCGGTGATCCCAATCGTCGGGACTTTATCTACATCGCGGCGGGCGCCGCAGCGGTCGGCGCGGGCGCCATGATCGCCTGGCCGCTGATAAACCAGATGAATCCGGCGGCCGATACGCTGGCGCTGGCGTCGATCGAGTTCGATCTGACCAAGGTTCAGGAAGGCCAGCAGGTCGTCATCAAATGGCAGGGCAAGCCGGTGTTCGTGCGTTACCGCACCCCGGCCGAGCTGCAGAAGGTCATCGCGGACGATCACGCTCCGGACCTGAAACAGCCCCAGACCGACGCAGAGCGCACCAAGCCGGGTCACGAGAAATATCTGGTCGTCATCGGTTCGTGCACGCACCTGGGCTGCGTGCCGACCTTTGGCGCGGGCGATTACGGCGGCTGGTTCTGCCCCTGCCACGGCTCGCACTACGACGCCTCCGGCCGCATTCGTAAGGGGCCGGCGCCTCTGAACCTGGTGGTGCCGGAATACGATTATCTGTCCGACACCCGCGTCAAGATCGGCTGA
- a CDS encoding cytochrome b, with protein MSDHESTYVPKTGVEKWLDTRLPIIRFGADYMSLPTPRNLNYWWTFGGILALCLMTQIVTGIVLAMHYTPNVDLAFASVERIMRDVNGGWLIRYVHANGASMFFIAVYLHMLRGLYYGSYKAPREMIWIIGCVIFFLMIATAFLGYVLPWGQMSFWGAEVITNLIGAIPVLGEPILIWLRGGPAIDNATLNRFFSLHYLLPFAILGCVVLHLWALHSAGQNNPVGILIPKDREKKDTLPFHPYFTVKDGFAIILFLILFAIFVFYQPNALGHADNYIPANPLQTPAHIVPEWYMLPFYAILRAIPDKFGGVVAMFSAIGVLFVLPWLDTSKVRSMRYRPTMRTFFIIFLVVGVGLGWCGGQLPDAPVIGSFKTFTLIDGDLNSYLWLTRVFTLYYFVFFLIIMPLVGLKEQPLPIPATISEPVLTGAGAVENKV; from the coding sequence ATGAGCGATCACGAGAGCACCTACGTCCCGAAGACGGGCGTCGAGAAGTGGCTGGACACCCGGCTGCCGATCATCCGTTTCGGCGCGGACTACATGTCCCTGCCGACGCCGCGAAACCTAAACTATTGGTGGACCTTCGGCGGCATCCTGGCTCTGTGCCTGATGACGCAGATCGTCACCGGCATCGTCTTGGCCATGCACTATACGCCCAACGTCGACCTGGCCTTCGCCTCGGTCGAGCGTATCATGCGCGACGTGAACGGTGGCTGGCTGATCCGCTATGTCCACGCCAACGGGGCGTCGATGTTCTTCATCGCCGTCTATCTGCACATGCTGCGCGGCCTCTACTACGGCTCGTACAAGGCGCCGCGCGAGATGATCTGGATCATCGGCTGCGTGATCTTCTTCCTGATGATCGCCACCGCCTTCCTGGGTTACGTCCTGCCGTGGGGCCAGATGTCGTTCTGGGGTGCTGAGGTCATCACCAACCTGATCGGCGCCATCCCCGTGCTGGGCGAGCCGATCCTGATATGGCTGCGCGGCGGCCCGGCGATCGACAATGCGACGCTGAACCGCTTCTTCTCGCTGCACTATCTGCTGCCCTTCGCGATCCTGGGCTGCGTCGTGCTGCACCTTTGGGCGCTGCACTCGGCCGGTCAGAACAACCCGGTCGGCATCCTGATTCCGAAGGATCGGGAGAAGAAGGACACGCTGCCCTTCCACCCGTATTTCACGGTCAAGGACGGCTTTGCGATCATCCTGTTCCTGATCCTGTTCGCCATCTTCGTCTTCTATCAGCCGAACGCTCTGGGCCACGCCGACAACTACATTCCGGCCAACCCGCTGCAGACGCCGGCGCACATTGTGCCCGAGTGGTACATGCTGCCCTTCTACGCAATCCTGCGCGCCATCCCGGACAAGTTCGGCGGCGTGGTGGCGATGTTCAGCGCCATCGGCGTGCTGTTCGTCCTGCCCTGGCTGGATACGTCCAAGGTGCGCTCGATGCGCTATCGCCCGACGATGCGGACCTTCTTCATCATCTTCCTGGTGGTGGGCGTGGGCCTGGGCTGGTGCGGCGGTCAGCTGCCTGACGCGCCGGTGATCGGGTCGTTCAAGACCTTCACCCTGATCGACGGCGACCTGAACTCATACCTGTGGCTGACGCGGGTCTTCACCCTCTACTACTTCGTCTTCTTCCTGATCATCATGCCGCTGGTCGGGTTGAAGGAGCAGCCGCTGCCGATCCCGGCGACGATCTCCGAGCCGGTCCTGACCGGCGCCGGCGCCGTCGAGAACAAGGTCTGA
- the hemF gene encoding oxygen-dependent coproporphyrinogen oxidase, giving the protein MSDAVFSDPLDLKKVETRAWFEHLRDRIHAAFEALEDAAPADLFPGEPGRFVRTAWERPEGGGGVMGMMHGRLFEKVGVHVSTVHGAFPADYAKNVPGADVDPRFFATGISLICHPVSPRIPAVHMNTRFIATTKSWFGGGGDLTPVLMADRRQDHPDTVAFHAAMQAACDAHDATWHAKYKAWCDEYFYLPHRKEPRGTGGVFYDHHDSGDYERDFAFTRDIGLAFLDVYPRIVAGRMAEPWTAEQREEQLIRRGRYVEFNLLYDRGTMFGLKTGGNVDSILSSMPPVVKWP; this is encoded by the coding sequence ATGAGCGACGCCGTCTTCTCCGATCCGCTCGACCTGAAGAAGGTCGAGACCCGCGCCTGGTTCGAACATCTGCGCGACCGCATCCATGCCGCCTTCGAGGCGCTGGAGGATGCCGCGCCTGCCGACCTGTTCCCCGGCGAGCCCGGTCGCTTCGTCCGCACCGCATGGGAACGGCCAGAGGGCGGCGGCGGCGTCATGGGCATGATGCACGGTCGCCTGTTCGAAAAGGTCGGCGTCCACGTCTCGACCGTGCATGGCGCCTTTCCCGCCGACTACGCCAAGAATGTGCCCGGCGCCGACGTCGATCCGCGCTTCTTCGCGACAGGGATCAGCCTGATCTGCCACCCCGTCAGCCCGCGCATTCCGGCCGTTCATATGAACACCCGCTTCATCGCCACGACCAAGAGCTGGTTCGGCGGCGGCGGCGACCTGACGCCCGTGCTGATGGCGGATCGTCGTCAAGATCACCCCGACACCGTCGCCTTCCACGCCGCCATGCAGGCCGCCTGCGACGCCCACGACGCCACCTGGCACGCCAAATACAAGGCCTGGTGCGACGAGTATTTCTATCTGCCCCACCGCAAGGAGCCGCGCGGCACCGGCGGCGTCTTCTACGATCATCACGACAGCGGCGACTATGAACGAGACTTCGCCTTCACCCGCGACATCGGCCTGGCCTTCCTGGACGTCTATCCCCGCATCGTCGCCGGCCGTATGGCCGAGCCCTGGACGGCCGAGCAGCGTGAGGAACAGCTGATCCGCCGGGGCCGCTACGTCGAGTTCAACCTGCTCTACGACCGCGGCACCATGTTCGGGCTGAAGACGGGCGGCAACGTCGACTCGATCCTGTCGTCCATGCCGCCGGTGGTGAAGTGGCCCTAG
- a CDS encoding tRNA (cytidine(34)-2'-O)-methyltransferase, with protein sequence MRLALFQPDIPQNVGACIRLSACFGVDLHVIEPTGFRFDDRAMKRAALDYGPLSHMTRHADWEAFQADRPAGRLVLLTTKGATPLPDFVFRPDDTLLFGKESAGAPDYVHAAADARVVVPLRPEARSLNLSVTAGIALWEGLRQTGGVG encoded by the coding sequence ATGCGTCTCGCCCTTTTTCAACCGGACATTCCTCAGAACGTCGGAGCCTGCATCCGATTGTCGGCCTGTTTCGGCGTCGATCTGCATGTGATCGAGCCGACAGGTTTCCGTTTCGACGACCGCGCCATGAAGCGCGCGGCCCTCGACTACGGCCCCTTGTCCCACATGACCCGCCACGCCGACTGGGAGGCCTTCCAGGCGGATCGTCCCGCCGGGCGGCTGGTGCTGTTGACGACCAAGGGCGCGACGCCCCTGCCCGATTTCGTCTTCCGGCCTGACGACACCCTGCTGTTCGGCAAGGAAAGCGCCGGCGCCCCCGACTATGTCCACGCCGCCGCTGACGCGCGCGTCGTCGTGCCGCTGCGTCCGGAGGCCCGCTCGCTGAACCTGTCGGTCACCGCCGGAATCGCCCTTTGGGAAGGCCTGCGCCAGACCGGCGGAGTCGGGTGA
- a CDS encoding glutamine amidotransferase-related protein encodes MTRIAILETGHPPEHLKDDFDDYPARFRALLGEGVPTTRFDVQSGQLPEDPSVFQGAIVTGSAAGVYDDLPWIPQLIDWLRAARGRTRLVGICFGHQALAHAFGGVVEKSHKGWGVGLHRYDVREDAPWMHPRARTIAIPVSHQDQVVAVSDDARVIASSGFTPYAGLAWGDDAISFQCHPEFQPDYAAALIEGRRGARIPHEVADQAIDSLKRPNDRAVLTAWIRAFLLLTPPPVEDYGSGI; translated from the coding sequence ATGACGCGCATCGCCATTCTGGAAACCGGACACCCGCCGGAGCATCTGAAGGACGATTTCGACGACTACCCGGCGCGGTTTCGGGCCTTGCTGGGCGAGGGCGTGCCGACGACGCGGTTCGACGTGCAGTCGGGGCAACTGCCCGAGGATCCGTCGGTCTTCCAGGGGGCCATCGTCACGGGGTCGGCGGCGGGGGTCTATGACGACCTGCCGTGGATCCCGCAGCTGATCGATTGGCTGAGGGCGGCGCGGGGGCGGACGCGGCTGGTCGGCATCTGTTTCGGGCATCAGGCGCTGGCCCATGCGTTCGGCGGGGTGGTCGAGAAGTCGCATAAGGGCTGGGGCGTGGGTCTGCACCGCTATGACGTGCGTGAGGATGCGCCTTGGATGCATCCGCGGGCGCGAACGATCGCCATTCCTGTGTCGCACCAGGATCAGGTCGTCGCGGTTTCGGACGACGCGCGGGTGATCGCGTCCAGCGGGTTCACGCCCTACGCCGGTCTGGCTTGGGGCGACGATGCGATCTCGTTCCAGTGCCATCCGGAGTTTCAGCCGGACTATGCGGCGGCCCTGATCGAGGGACGGCGCGGGGCGCGCATCCCGCATGAGGTGGCAGATCAGGCGATCGACAGTCTGAAGCGGCCCAACGATCGGGCCGTGCTGACGGCCTGGATCCGCGCCTTCCTGCTGCTGACGCCGCCGCCGGTCGAGGATTACGGCAGCGGGATCTAG
- a CDS encoding LysR family transcriptional regulator gives MTLERLRIFVAVAERDHVTAAARALNLTQSAVSNALAALEAEHDVRLFDRVGRGVVLNETGRAFLPEAKAVLARAAAAEAALADMSALRRGRLAVFASQTIASYWLPRRLVDFHTAYPGVELGVEIGNTREAAQAVLSGAAEIGLVEGAVDEPALSQVQVGSDRLAVLVTPDHPWATRRRLEAKDLAGQPWVLREVGSGTRSTLEAAVRDMGVDPTTLSVSMTLPSNEAVLAAAEAGAGATALSESVAYASVAAGRLVTAPFTLPERPFRLLRHRERYRSRAGDVFVEAMG, from the coding sequence GTGACCTTGGAACGCCTGCGGATTTTCGTCGCCGTCGCCGAGCGTGACCATGTGACGGCGGCGGCAAGGGCGCTGAACCTGACCCAGTCGGCGGTGTCGAATGCTCTGGCAGCTCTGGAGGCCGAGCATGACGTGCGGCTGTTCGATCGGGTCGGGCGGGGCGTGGTGCTGAACGAGACCGGCCGCGCCTTCCTCCCCGAGGCCAAGGCGGTGCTGGCGCGGGCGGCGGCGGCCGAGGCGGCTCTGGCGGACATGAGCGCTCTGCGGCGCGGGCGTCTGGCGGTGTTCGCCAGCCAGACCATCGCCAGCTACTGGCTGCCGCGCCGGCTGGTGGATTTCCATACGGCCTATCCTGGCGTCGAATTGGGCGTCGAGATCGGCAACACGCGCGAGGCGGCGCAGGCGGTGCTGAGCGGCGCCGCCGAGATCGGCCTGGTCGAGGGGGCCGTGGACGAGCCGGCCCTGTCGCAGGTCCAGGTGGGGTCGGATCGGCTGGCTGTCCTGGTGACGCCGGATCATCCGTGGGCGACGCGACGTCGGCTGGAGGCGAAGGATCTGGCGGGCCAGCCTTGGGTGTTGCGCGAAGTCGGCTCTGGCACGCGGTCGACGCTGGAGGCGGCGGTGCGGGACATGGGGGTCGATCCCACGACCCTGTCGGTGTCGATGACCCTGCCGTCGAACGAAGCCGTGCTGGCGGCGGCCGAGGCGGGGGCGGGAGCCACGGCCCTGTCGGAAAGCGTGGCCTATGCGTCGGTGGCGGCCGGGCGGTTGGTGACGGCGCCCTTCACCCTGCCGGAGCGGCCGTTCCGCCTGTTACGACACCGCGAACGATATCGCAGCCGCGCCGGCGACGTGTTTGTCGAGGCGATGGGCTAG
- a CDS encoding cytochrome c1, translating into MKTVSFKTIIASAAVALGLLSAAAPAMAAGAAAHPRSGGFSFEGPFGTYDQGQLQRGYKVYHEVCAACHSMNLMHYRNLGDRHGPFWNPKYPNPNDNPVVKALAKEVQVGDIDSETGEPIQRDATPADKFRAPYPNATAAAAGNGGAAPPDLSVMAKARHDGANYIYSLLSGYKAAPAGLQIRDGQHYNPYMAGDLTPFWTGDHKHVPPGGFIAMPPPLKDGLVTYDDGSPQTVDQYAKDVAAFIAWTSEPKMVERKQAGFGVMIYLLLFAGITYVAYRRIWKGVAH; encoded by the coding sequence ATGAAGACCGTGTCGTTCAAGACAATCATCGCCTCGGCCGCCGTCGCCCTGGGTCTGTTGAGCGCAGCCGCTCCCGCCATGGCGGCGGGCGCCGCGGCCCATCCGCGCTCGGGCGGGTTCAGCTTCGAGGGGCCGTTCGGCACCTATGACCAGGGCCAGCTGCAACGCGGCTACAAGGTCTATCACGAGGTCTGCGCCGCCTGTCACAGCATGAACCTGATGCACTATCGGAACCTGGGCGACCGTCATGGGCCGTTCTGGAATCCGAAGTATCCGAACCCGAACGACAACCCCGTCGTGAAGGCTCTGGCCAAGGAAGTGCAGGTCGGCGACATCGACAGCGAGACCGGCGAGCCGATCCAGCGCGACGCCACGCCGGCCGACAAGTTCCGCGCACCCTATCCGAACGCCACGGCGGCGGCGGCGGGCAACGGCGGCGCCGCGCCGCCCGACCTTTCGGTCATGGCCAAGGCTCGTCACGACGGCGCCAACTACATCTACTCGCTGCTGTCGGGCTACAAGGCGGCTCCGGCCGGCCTGCAGATCCGCGACGGCCAGCACTACAACCCCTATATGGCCGGCGACCTGACGCCGTTCTGGACCGGCGATCACAAGCACGTTCCGCCCGGCGGCTTCATCGCCATGCCGCCGCCGCTCAAGGATGGCCTGGTCACCTATGACGACGGTTCGCCGCAAACGGTCGATCAATACGCCAAGGATGTCGCGGCCTTCATCGCCTGGACGTCCGAGCCGAAGATGGTCGAGCGCAAGCAGGCCGGCTTCGGCGTGATGATCTATCTGCTGCTGTTCGCCGGCATCACCTATGTCGCCTACCGCCGCATCTGGAAGGGCGTCGCCCACTAA